The following are from one region of the Streptomyces fradiae genome:
- the hisB gene encoding imidazoleglycerol-phosphate dehydratase HisB: MSRVGRVERTTKETSVVVEIDLDGTGKVDVSTGVGFYDHMLDQLGRHGLFDLTVKTDGDLHIDSHHTIEDTALALGAAFKQALGDKVGIYRFGNCTVPLDESLAQVTVDLSGRPYLVHTEPENMAPMIGSYDTTMTRHILESFVAQAQIALHVHVPYGRNAHHIVECQFKALARALRYASERDPRAAGILPSTKGAL, encoded by the coding sequence ATGAGCCGCGTAGGCCGCGTTGAGCGCACCACCAAGGAGACCTCCGTCGTCGTCGAGATCGACCTCGACGGAACCGGAAAGGTCGATGTGTCGACCGGGGTCGGCTTCTACGACCACATGCTCGACCAGCTCGGCCGGCACGGTCTGTTCGACCTGACCGTGAAGACCGACGGCGACCTCCACATCGACTCGCACCACACCATCGAGGACACCGCCCTCGCCCTCGGCGCCGCCTTCAAGCAGGCCCTCGGCGACAAGGTCGGCATCTACCGCTTCGGCAACTGCACCGTCCCGCTCGACGAGTCGCTCGCCCAGGTCACCGTCGACCTCTCCGGCCGCCCCTACCTGGTGCACACCGAGCCGGAGAACATGGCGCCGATGATCGGCTCCTACGACACCACGATGACCCGGCACATCCTGGAGTCCTTCGTCGCCCAGGCCCAGATCGCGCTGCACGTGCACGTGCCGTACGGGCGCAACGCGCACCACATCGTCGAGTGCCAGTTCAAGGCCCTCGCCCGCGCCCTGCGCTACGCCTCCGAGCGCGACCCGCGCGCCGCCGGCATTCTCCCGTCGACGAAGGGCGCCCTGTAA